The following are encoded in a window of Candidatus Rokuibacteriota bacterium genomic DNA:
- a CDS encoding glycine zipper family protein produces MTAKRVIVSVSASLLLTACATVPTGPSVMVLPGNGKNFDQFQADDALCRQWALQQTGITPNQAGAASTVTGAVVGTVVGAGLGAAIGAASGSPATGAAVGAGAGLLGGTMVGAGNAYGAGISVQRRYDIAYVQCMYANGNQVPVSRGLQPGYRSSAPPPPPPPPPPPGVPPPPAGPPPPPPPGPAR; encoded by the coding sequence ATGACAGCGAAAAGGGTCATCGTGTCGGTCAGCGCCTCGCTCCTGCTGACGGCGTGCGCGACGGTGCCTACGGGGCCGAGCGTCATGGTGCTGCCGGGCAACGGGAAGAACTTCGATCAGTTCCAGGCTGATGACGCGCTGTGCCGGCAGTGGGCGCTGCAGCAGACCGGCATCACGCCCAACCAAGCCGGGGCGGCCAGCACCGTGACAGGCGCGGTGGTCGGCACGGTGGTCGGCGCCGGGCTCGGGGCTGCCATCGGTGCCGCTTCGGGTAGCCCGGCAACCGGCGCGGCCGTGGGCGCAGGCGCTGGACTCCTCGGCGGGACGATGGTGGGCGCCGGCAATGCCTACGGCGCCGGCATCTCGGTACAGAGGCGCTACGACATCGCGTACGTGCAGTGCATGTACGCCAACGGCAATCAGGTTCCGGTCTCTAGGGGCCTGCAGCCGGGATACAGGTCATCGGCGCCTCCGCCGCCTCCGCCACCACCGCCGCCTCCGGGGGTGCCGCCACCGCCCGCCGGGCCGCCGCCGCCACCGCCGCCTGGGCCTGCGCGCTAG
- a CDS encoding amidase — protein MKAEVLFTPLRELGALLKTRKLLPVELAELYLDRLERLGPKYNAVVTVMREHALSQARRAEGEIAAGLYRGPLHGIPYGAKDLLATAGAPTTWGAAPYKDQRFDFNATVIRKLEEAGAVLVAKLAMIELAGGMGYRQPTASFTGPCINPWDANAWTGGSSSGSGAAVAAGLVPFAIGSETWGSILSPAGYCGLVGLRPTYGRVSRHGAMALCWTLDKLGPLAQTADDCGLVLDAMAGRDPKDPTASDRPYRYDAADRKGFRFGVITNVTDGCEDAVTENFARSLGVLRKMGTVEEITLPDLPYEQITRTILQVEAAAAFEDLIESGGIAGLTAPEDRHTPYARDAILAKDYVKAMRLRGVMAREIDRVLGSFDALVAPGRTNEAPVLGQEFRSAIRATAKDVMGAVGNGAGLPAVCVPNGFGARGLPTSIQFMGRAWEENTILAGARAYQSLTDWHTRHPKVD, from the coding sequence ATGAAGGCGGAGGTGCTCTTCACGCCGCTCCGCGAGCTGGGTGCCCTCCTGAAGACGCGGAAGCTCCTGCCCGTCGAGCTCGCCGAGCTCTATCTCGATCGCCTCGAGCGCCTCGGTCCCAAGTACAACGCCGTCGTGACCGTCATGCGCGAGCACGCGCTCAGCCAGGCGCGGCGCGCCGAGGGCGAGATCGCGGCGGGCCTCTACCGCGGGCCCCTCCACGGCATCCCGTACGGCGCGAAGGATCTCCTCGCGACGGCGGGCGCGCCGACGACCTGGGGCGCCGCGCCGTACAAGGACCAGCGCTTCGACTTCAACGCGACGGTGATCCGCAAGCTCGAGGAGGCGGGCGCCGTGCTCGTGGCCAAGCTCGCCATGATCGAGCTCGCTGGCGGCATGGGCTATCGCCAGCCCACCGCGTCGTTCACGGGGCCCTGCATCAACCCATGGGACGCGAACGCGTGGACCGGCGGGTCGTCGAGCGGCTCGGGCGCCGCCGTCGCCGCCGGACTTGTTCCGTTCGCGATCGGATCGGAGACGTGGGGCTCCATCCTCTCGCCCGCCGGCTACTGCGGCCTCGTGGGCCTGCGGCCGACGTACGGGCGGGTGAGCCGCCACGGCGCCATGGCGCTCTGCTGGACTCTCGACAAGCTGGGGCCGCTCGCCCAGACGGCGGACGACTGCGGCCTGGTCCTCGATGCGATGGCCGGGCGGGATCCGAAGGATCCGACCGCGAGCGACCGGCCGTACCGCTACGACGCCGCTGATCGCAAGGGGTTCCGCTTCGGGGTCATCACGAACGTCACTGACGGCTGCGAGGACGCCGTCACCGAGAACTTCGCGCGGTCTCTGGGAGTGCTGAGGAAGATGGGCACGGTGGAGGAGATCACGCTGCCCGACCTGCCGTACGAGCAGATCACGCGGACCATTCTCCAGGTCGAAGCGGCGGCCGCCTTCGAGGACCTGATCGAATCGGGCGGGATCGCCGGGCTGACCGCGCCCGAGGACCGCCATACGCCATACGCGCGCGACGCCATCCTCGCCAAGGACTACGTCAAGGCCATGCGGCTCCGCGGCGTTATGGCGAGGGAGATCGACCGCGTGCTCGGGAGCTTCGACGCGCTGGTGGCGCCGGGGCGGACCAACGAGGCGCCGGTGCTCGGCCAGGAGTTCAGGAGCGCGATCCGCGCCACCGCGAAGGACGTCATGGGCGCCGTCGGCAACGGCGCAGGGCTGCCCGCCGTCTGCGTGCCCAACGGCTTCGGCGCGCGGGGGCTGCCCACGAGCATCCAGTTTATGGGGCGCGCTTGGGAGGAGAACACCATCCTCGCCGGGGCGCGGGCGTACCAGTCGCTGACAGACTGGCACACGCGCCACCCGAAGGTCGACTAG
- a CDS encoding hydantoinase B/oxoprolinase family protein, giving the protein MTPRFDAITLEVLWTRLISVVDEAAKAIVRTSFSTLSNEANDFACVLTDARGFALAQNSGSIPSFIGTLPATVRHFLGEFGAGGMKPGDVFITNDPWQGTGHMSDVCLVKPIFHRDRLVAFAATTSHMPDIGGRIRAIEARELFEEGLHIPLSRLRRDGAADATMIQLIRANVRTPDQTMGDIWAQVSANELMDNRVTRLMDDYDLTSLDAVGDELFSRSERAMRRAIAAVPDGTYRFAFETDGFEKPYLFKIALTVRGDEIIADYTGTSPAQPRAINCVMAYTYAMTAYAVRCALLPGLPNNEGMYRPVKVEAPEGCLLNPKFPAAVVSRAQTGHYVPVLVLGALHQVIPDKVMAGAGSPLWAVAQSGTRDDGRPYTNVLFFNGGMGATAVKDGEHVLSWPSNISSTPVEIAERNSPLFFRHKRMREASGGQGRFRGGLGQDVLFESRSRRPIVLSFMAERTRVPAPGLAGGGPGGIGDVRINGKKVDHRRQHVLAHGDTVLVSTPGGGGYGPARVRAQVLRKRDAALGYSGRGKERR; this is encoded by the coding sequence ATGACGCCCCGCTTCGACGCCATCACGCTCGAGGTGCTCTGGACGCGGCTCATCTCCGTCGTCGACGAGGCGGCCAAGGCCATCGTGCGGACGTCCTTTTCCACGCTCTCCAACGAGGCCAACGACTTCGCCTGCGTCCTGACCGACGCGCGGGGCTTCGCCCTCGCGCAGAATTCCGGCAGCATCCCGTCCTTCATCGGCACGCTGCCCGCCACCGTCCGCCACTTCCTCGGCGAGTTCGGCGCCGGCGGCATGAAGCCGGGCGATGTCTTCATCACCAACGACCCCTGGCAGGGCACGGGCCACATGAGCGACGTCTGTCTCGTGAAGCCGATCTTCCACCGGGACCGGCTCGTCGCCTTCGCGGCCACCACCTCGCACATGCCCGACATCGGCGGGCGCATACGCGCCATCGAGGCGCGCGAGCTCTTCGAGGAAGGCCTGCACATCCCGCTGAGCCGGCTCCGCCGGGACGGAGCGGCCGACGCGACGATGATCCAGCTGATCCGCGCCAACGTCCGCACGCCGGACCAGACCATGGGCGACATCTGGGCGCAGGTGAGCGCCAACGAGCTGATGGACAACCGCGTTACGCGGCTGATGGACGACTACGATCTGACCTCCCTCGACGCGGTGGGCGACGAGCTGTTCTCGAGGTCCGAGCGCGCGATGCGGCGCGCGATTGCCGCTGTGCCGGACGGCACCTACCGTTTCGCGTTCGAGACCGACGGCTTCGAGAAGCCCTACCTGTTCAAGATCGCGCTCACGGTCAGGGGAGACGAGATCATCGCGGACTACACGGGCACGTCGCCCGCCCAGCCGCGCGCGATCAACTGTGTCATGGCGTACACCTATGCAATGACGGCCTACGCGGTGCGCTGCGCTCTCCTCCCCGGCCTGCCGAACAACGAGGGCATGTACCGCCCGGTCAAGGTCGAGGCGCCCGAGGGCTGTCTCCTGAACCCGAAGTTTCCCGCCGCCGTCGTCAGCCGCGCCCAGACGGGCCACTACGTGCCCGTGCTGGTCCTGGGCGCGCTCCACCAGGTCATTCCCGACAAGGTCATGGCGGGCGCGGGCTCGCCGCTCTGGGCCGTGGCGCAGTCCGGCACTCGCGACGACGGGCGCCCGTACACCAACGTCCTCTTCTTCAACGGCGGCATGGGCGCGACGGCGGTGAAAGACGGCGAGCACGTGCTCTCCTGGCCGAGCAACATCTCGAGCACGCCCGTCGAGATCGCGGAGCGCAACAGCCCGCTCTTCTTCCGCCACAAGCGCATGCGCGAGGCCTCGGGCGGGCAGGGGCGCTTCCGCGGCGGCCTCGGCCAGGACGTGCTCTTCGAGAGCCGCTCGCGGCGGCCGATCGTGCTGAGCTTCATGGCCGAGCGCACGCGCGTCCCCGCTCCGGGTCTCGCCGGGGGAGGACCCGGCGGCATCGGCGACGTCAGGATCAACGGCAAGAAGGTGGACCACCGCCGCCAGCACGTGCTTGCGCACGGAGACACCGTGCTCGTCAGCACTCCGGGCGGCGGCGGCTACGGGCCGGCGCGCGTTCGCGCCCAGGTGCTGCGAAAGCGCGACGCGGCGCTCGGCTACTCTGGGAGGGGGAAGGAGAGGAGATGA
- a CDS encoding GNAT family N-acetyltransferase has protein sequence MNPPAVLETPRLRLRAPVVEDAPAIFDAYTQDAEVARYTSWSPHRSLDETRKFLEQYCEAGRKAGTVFSWLITMSEGGYVAGMIDFRLTASRAEVGYVLAQRYWGHGLMTEAAGAVVEWVIAQPEIHRVWATVDLDNVASQRVLEKVGMVREGVLRRWLVFPNLGPVPRDVWSFARIKETGERP, from the coding sequence GTGAATCCACCGGCTGTGCTCGAGACACCTCGGCTCCGGCTTCGCGCGCCGGTGGTTGAGGACGCCCCGGCAATCTTCGACGCGTATACGCAGGATGCGGAGGTCGCGCGGTACACCTCGTGGTCGCCGCACAGGAGCCTGGATGAAACGCGGAAGTTCCTCGAGCAGTACTGCGAGGCGGGGCGGAAGGCGGGGACGGTGTTTTCCTGGCTCATCACGATGTCGGAGGGCGGATACGTCGCGGGGATGATCGACTTTCGCCTCACCGCCAGCCGCGCTGAGGTGGGATACGTGCTCGCTCAGCGCTACTGGGGCCACGGTCTCATGACGGAGGCGGCAGGCGCTGTGGTCGAGTGGGTGATCGCCCAACCGGAGATCCATCGTGTGTGGGCGACGGTGGATCTCGACAACGTTGCATCCCAGCGTGTACTCGAGAAGGTCGGCATGGTCAGGGAAGGCGTGCTCCGACGCTGGCTGGTCTTCCCGAACCTGGGCCCGGTACCGCGCGATGTCTGGAGCTTCGCCCGCATCAAGGAGACAGGGGAGCGCCCATGA
- a CDS encoding hydantoinase/oxoprolinase family protein — MPHHSLGIDIGGTFTDIVVYDHDSGRQWSRKVLTTHEDPARAVAAGVAGLLGEGRLAPEHFTRVVHATTLFTNALIERKGAPTGLITTAGFADTLEIGRERKYELYDLQIARPEPLVPRNLRLEVAERSRADGGIERRLDTAQLESRARALVQAGVESIAVVFLHAYANPRHEAQAARIIAKRHPKIAVTTSHEVAPEIREYERASTTVANAYIKPLAHRYLALMAKRLDGLGIPAPLLLMLSSGGLTHVAEAQRTPVQMLESGPAAGALAGAFFGRADGNGRLLAFDMGGTTAKLSLVDDGEPLTAYSFEAARQKRFMEGSGLPIRISTIELIEIGAGGGSIASVDEIGLLKVGPRSAGSQPGPASYGLGGTEPTVTDADFLLGYLNPGYFAGGEVKADVAAARQAIERLAGTLGLEPVKVAWGIHDIVNENMVSAARVHIAERGRDPRDYALLCTGGAGPVHAQQVARKLGISRVICPPSAGVASALGLLVAPARVDRVATVGVRLDTGSLTSLEAAFTRLEDEARAVMADTGLKLETATVKRLADGRFLGQGFDLVVELPDGPYDDGALSRTKLTAAFESAYREKFTLTPPGVAVEFLNIRVSARAPVSGSEVVLRGRKGMGASAALKGKRPAYFSEAGGFVETAVYDRYRLGVGDEMEGPAVLEEEGSTLVVGPGGSAHVASSGNIVLTLGGP; from the coding sequence GTGCCGCACCACTCGCTCGGGATCGACATCGGCGGCACCTTCACCGATATCGTGGTCTACGACCATGACAGCGGGCGCCAGTGGAGCCGCAAGGTCCTCACCACCCACGAGGATCCGGCCCGCGCCGTGGCGGCGGGCGTCGCCGGGCTTCTTGGAGAGGGGCGGCTGGCTCCGGAGCACTTCACCCGCGTCGTCCACGCCACTACGCTCTTTACCAACGCGCTGATCGAGCGCAAGGGCGCGCCTACCGGCCTCATCACAACGGCGGGCTTCGCCGACACGCTCGAGATCGGCCGCGAGCGCAAGTACGAGCTGTACGACCTCCAGATCGCCAGGCCCGAGCCCCTGGTCCCGCGCAACCTGCGCCTCGAAGTCGCCGAGCGCTCTCGCGCCGACGGCGGTATCGAGCGCCGCCTCGACACGGCGCAGCTCGAGAGCCGCGCCCGGGCGCTGGTCCAGGCCGGGGTCGAGTCCATCGCGGTGGTCTTCCTCCACGCCTACGCCAACCCGCGCCACGAGGCGCAGGCCGCGCGCATCATCGCGAAGCGCCATCCGAAGATCGCGGTCACGACGTCCCACGAGGTCGCGCCCGAGATCCGCGAGTATGAGCGCGCCTCGACGACGGTCGCCAACGCGTATATCAAGCCGCTCGCCCACCGCTACCTCGCGCTGATGGCGAAGCGCCTCGACGGCCTCGGCATTCCGGCTCCGCTTCTCCTCATGCTGTCGAGCGGCGGGCTGACCCACGTCGCAGAGGCCCAGCGGACACCGGTGCAGATGCTCGAGTCCGGCCCCGCGGCCGGTGCGCTCGCGGGCGCCTTCTTCGGCCGCGCCGACGGCAACGGCCGCCTCCTGGCCTTCGACATGGGCGGTACCACCGCCAAGCTCTCGCTCGTCGACGACGGCGAGCCGCTCACGGCCTACAGCTTCGAGGCGGCGCGCCAGAAGCGCTTCATGGAAGGCAGCGGCCTGCCCATCCGAATCTCGACGATCGAGCTGATCGAGATCGGCGCGGGCGGTGGCAGCATCGCCTCCGTGGACGAGATCGGGCTCCTCAAGGTCGGGCCGCGGAGCGCGGGCTCCCAGCCCGGTCCCGCCTCCTACGGCCTCGGCGGGACCGAGCCCACGGTGACCGACGCGGATTTCCTCCTGGGCTATCTCAATCCCGGCTACTTCGCCGGCGGCGAGGTCAAGGCGGATGTCGCGGCGGCGCGACAGGCGATCGAGAGGCTGGCCGGCACGCTGGGGCTCGAGCCTGTCAAGGTCGCGTGGGGCATACACGACATCGTCAACGAGAACATGGTCTCTGCCGCGCGCGTGCACATCGCCGAACGCGGGCGGGACCCTCGCGACTACGCGCTCCTCTGCACCGGCGGCGCGGGGCCCGTCCACGCCCAGCAGGTCGCGCGAAAGCTCGGGATCTCCCGGGTGATCTGCCCGCCCTCGGCCGGCGTCGCGTCGGCCCTGGGTCTCCTCGTCGCGCCGGCGCGCGTCGACCGCGTGGCCACGGTCGGGGTTCGTCTCGACACGGGCAGCCTCACGTCGCTCGAGGCCGCGTTCACGCGCCTCGAAGACGAGGCCCGGGCGGTCATGGCCGACACCGGCCTCAAGCTCGAGACGGCGACCGTGAAGCGCCTCGCGGACGGCCGCTTCCTGGGCCAGGGCTTCGACCTGGTCGTCGAGCTGCCCGACGGCCCCTATGACGACGGCGCCCTAAGCCGCACGAAGCTGACGGCGGCGTTCGAGTCGGCGTACCGCGAGAAATTCACGCTGACGCCGCCGGGTGTCGCCGTGGAGTTCCTCAACATCCGCGTGTCCGCGCGCGCGCCCGTGTCCGGCAGCGAGGTCGTGCTCCGGGGCAGGAAGGGCATGGGCGCCTCCGCCGCGCTCAAGGGGAAGCGCCCGGCGTACTTCAGCGAGGCGGGCGGCTTCGTCGAGACGGCGGTCTACGACCGCTACCGTCTCGGCGTCGGCGACGAGATGGAGGGCCCCGCCGTCCTCGAGGAGGAGGGCTCGACGCTCGTCGTCGGCCCAGGCGGTAGCGCCCACGTGGCGTCGAGCGGCAACATCGTCCTGACGCTGGGCGGGCCGTGA
- a CDS encoding ABC transporter substrate-binding protein: MRTLNVRRLALALTLLVATPAAVAAAAEGEMRWGLHVTLAPKWLDPAETEAFNTPFMVLYAVHDAVVKPMPAGLNTPSLAESWTESKDHLTYTFTLRKNARFHNGEPVTADDVKFSFERYKGASATLLKDKVKEVQALSPTQVRFVLKEPWPDFMTFYGTTASGAAWIVPKKYVEKVGEDGFKAAPVGAGPYRVVSFKPGVELVLEAFDSYWRKAPSIKRLVMRSLPEESTRAAALRNGEVDLVYLLTGPTAEAVQKAPGFKVVAPLLSGAFWLELPDQWDPKSPWADRRVRLAASHAIDRQAVNKAETLGFSRLTGNFVPRIFQYALTFEAPAYDPERARKLLAEAGYPNGFDGGDFTPFPPYNSMGEAIQGYFQAVGIRTRQRTMERAAYFSAWREKKLHGVILVVTATFGNAATRIEPYATKNGIYAYGSLPDIDDLYVRQGRELDGKKREALVHQIQKRIHEQVVNIPIYDLAFIWGVGPRVEESGAGLIPGFAYSAPFEDLRLKK, encoded by the coding sequence ATGAGAACCCTCAATGTGCGCCGCCTCGCCCTTGCCCTGACCCTGCTTGTCGCTACGCCCGCCGCCGTCGCCGCCGCCGCGGAGGGCGAGATGCGCTGGGGATTGCACGTGACGCTGGCGCCCAAGTGGCTCGACCCTGCGGAGACGGAGGCGTTCAACACCCCGTTCATGGTGCTCTACGCGGTGCACGACGCCGTGGTGAAGCCGATGCCGGCGGGGCTCAACACGCCGAGCCTGGCGGAGTCGTGGACGGAATCCAAGGACCACTTGACCTATACGTTTACGCTGAGGAAGAACGCGCGCTTCCACAACGGAGAGCCCGTCACCGCGGACGACGTCAAGTTCTCCTTCGAGCGCTACAAGGGCGCCTCCGCTACTCTCCTCAAGGACAAGGTCAAGGAGGTGCAGGCGCTCTCGCCTACCCAGGTGCGCTTCGTCCTCAAGGAGCCCTGGCCGGATTTCATGACGTTCTACGGCACGACCGCCTCGGGCGCAGCGTGGATCGTCCCCAAGAAGTACGTGGAGAAAGTCGGCGAGGACGGCTTCAAGGCGGCGCCCGTCGGCGCCGGTCCCTATCGGGTCGTCTCGTTCAAGCCCGGCGTAGAGCTGGTGCTCGAGGCATTCGACAGCTACTGGCGCAAGGCGCCCTCGATAAAGCGGCTCGTCATGCGCTCGCTGCCGGAGGAGTCGACACGCGCCGCGGCGCTCCGGAACGGCGAGGTGGACCTCGTCTACCTTCTCACGGGCCCGACGGCCGAGGCGGTGCAGAAGGCACCCGGCTTCAAGGTTGTGGCGCCGCTGCTCTCAGGGGCCTTCTGGCTCGAGCTGCCGGACCAGTGGGATCCGAAGTCGCCGTGGGCGGACCGGCGCGTGCGGCTGGCCGCGAGCCATGCCATTGACCGCCAGGCGGTGAACAAGGCCGAGACGCTCGGGTTCTCGCGGCTCACTGGGAATTTCGTCCCGCGGATCTTCCAGTACGCGCTCACCTTCGAGGCGCCCGCCTACGATCCCGAGCGCGCCCGAAAGCTCCTCGCCGAGGCCGGGTACCCGAACGGCTTCGACGGCGGCGACTTCACCCCCTTCCCGCCCTACAACTCCATGGGCGAGGCCATCCAGGGATATTTCCAGGCCGTCGGGATCCGCACGCGCCAGCGCACGATGGAGCGCGCCGCCTACTTCTCGGCCTGGCGCGAGAAGAAGCTGCACGGCGTGATCCTCGTCGTCACCGCCACGTTCGGCAATGCGGCGACGCGGATCGAGCCCTACGCGACGAAGAACGGCATCTACGCCTACGGCAGCCTGCCCGACATCGACGACCTCTACGTGCGCCAGGGCAGGGAGCTCGATGGGAAGAAGCGCGAGGCGCTGGTGCACCAGATCCAGAAGCGGATCCACGAGCAGGTCGTCAACATCCCGATCTACGACCTGGCGTTCATTTGGGGCGTGGGACCGCGCGTCGAGGAATCCGGCGCGGGCCTTATTCCCGGGTTCGCCTACTCCGCGCCCTTCGAGGACCTGAGGCTCAAGAAGTAA
- the ltrA gene encoding group II intron reverse transcriptase/maturase: MTTVPISLQDLRRRLYGKAKAEKDWRCWGLYVHVTKLETLRTAYEVAKKNNGAPGLDGVTFAAIEGAGVEQFLAELRDALVARTYRPLRNRHVEIPKDGGKVRVLGIPAIRDRVVQGALKLILEPIVEADFCDGSYGYRPQRSAHEAVHRVAQAIVQHKTRVIDVDVAAFFDTVRHDVRLGKVARRVQDGEILHLVKRMLKASGKRGVPQGGVISPLLANVYLTEVDAMLERAKEETRNGRYTYLEYARYADDLVILVDGYRHHDRLLQAAHQRLHEELAKLHLRVNADKTRIVDLSQGESFGFLGFDFRRVRSRRGAWRPQYTPKLTQRTAVLQKLKAVCQRSDSQPIRGVIAEINPILRGWVAYVRIGHASRGLAYVKLWVEKKVRRHMMRARNRGGFGWTRWSTAWLHEALGLFGDYRVQYRANA; encoded by the coding sequence ATGACAACCGTACCCATCAGTCTGCAAGACCTGAGACGGAGGCTCTACGGCAAGGCGAAGGCTGAGAAGGACTGGCGGTGTTGGGGCCTGTACGTGCATGTGACGAAGCTGGAGACGCTGCGCACGGCGTACGAGGTCGCCAAGAAGAACAACGGGGCCCCGGGTCTCGACGGGGTGACGTTTGCGGCGATCGAGGGGGCCGGGGTGGAGCAGTTTCTGGCGGAATTGCGGGACGCGCTGGTCGCTCGCACCTACCGGCCGCTCAGGAACCGGCACGTGGAGATCCCGAAAGATGGCGGCAAGGTCCGCGTCCTGGGGATTCCGGCGATTCGGGACCGGGTGGTCCAAGGTGCGCTCAAACTCATTCTGGAGCCGATCGTCGAAGCGGACTTCTGCGACGGGTCGTATGGGTATCGTCCGCAGCGGTCGGCGCATGAGGCGGTGCACCGGGTGGCCCAGGCAATCGTGCAGCACAAGACGCGGGTGATCGACGTGGACGTGGCGGCGTTCTTCGATACCGTGCGGCATGACGTGCGGCTCGGGAAGGTCGCGCGCCGGGTCCAAGACGGCGAGATCCTGCACTTGGTGAAGCGGATGCTGAAAGCCTCTGGGAAACGCGGGGTGCCCCAAGGCGGGGTGATCTCGCCGCTGCTGGCGAACGTCTACCTGACCGAGGTGGACGCGATGCTGGAGCGGGCCAAGGAGGAGACCCGGAACGGCCGGTACACGTACCTCGAGTACGCGCGCTACGCCGACGATCTGGTGATCCTCGTGGACGGATACCGTCATCATGACCGGCTGCTGCAGGCGGCGCACCAGCGGCTCCATGAGGAGCTCGCGAAACTCCATCTGCGGGTGAACGCAGACAAGACCCGGATCGTGGACCTGAGCCAGGGGGAGAGCTTTGGCTTCTTGGGGTTTGACTTCCGGCGCGTCCGCTCGCGACGGGGCGCGTGGCGGCCGCAGTACACGCCCAAGCTGACACAGCGGACGGCGGTGCTGCAAAAGCTCAAGGCGGTGTGCCAACGCTCGGACTCCCAGCCGATCCGGGGGGTGATCGCCGAGATCAACCCCATCCTGCGCGGCTGGGTGGCCTACGTCCGGATCGGGCACGCGAGTCGCGGCTTGGCCTACGTGAAACTGTGGGTCGAGAAGAAGGTGCGGCGGCACATGATGCGGGCGAGAAATCGCGGGGGCTTCGGCTGGACGAGGTGGAGTACGGCGTGGCTGCATGAGGCGCTCGGGCTCTTCGGAGACTACCGAGTGCAGTATCGGGCCAATGCCTGA
- a CDS encoding SDR family NAD(P)-dependent oxidoreductase, producing MAYKALDLSGKVALVTGGNSGIGLGMAEAMAQAGAAVCIWGTNEGKNATALKRLQGHGGKALAIRCDVSDEGAVDRSFAETVKALGRVDAFFANAGVSGRGGASGGFTQMSTAEWRRVMSVNLDGTFFSLRAAARHMVERGGGGSLVSTASLAAVMGAARSEHYSATKGALMAMTRSMAVELARHQIRANTIVPGWIDTPMTEAALHGEAFKGKVLPRVPLRRWGVGDDFGGVAVYLASDASRYHTGDTFVIDGGYVIF from the coding sequence ATGGCGTACAAGGCATTGGATCTCAGCGGCAAGGTGGCGCTCGTCACGGGCGGCAACAGCGGTATCGGGCTCGGCATGGCCGAGGCGATGGCGCAGGCGGGCGCCGCCGTCTGCATCTGGGGCACCAACGAGGGCAAGAACGCGACGGCGCTCAAGCGGCTCCAAGGGCACGGCGGCAAGGCGCTGGCGATCCGCTGCGACGTCAGCGACGAGGGCGCGGTGGACCGCAGCTTCGCCGAGACCGTCAAGGCGCTGGGCCGGGTGGACGCGTTCTTCGCCAACGCAGGCGTCAGCGGGCGCGGCGGCGCGTCCGGCGGCTTCACCCAGATGTCCACGGCCGAGTGGCGGCGGGTGATGAGCGTGAACCTGGACGGGACATTCTTCAGCCTCCGCGCGGCCGCGCGGCACATGGTCGAGCGCGGCGGCGGCGGCTCGCTCGTCTCGACGGCGAGCCTGGCGGCCGTCATGGGCGCGGCGCGCAGCGAGCACTACTCCGCCACCAAGGGCGCGCTCATGGCCATGACACGGTCCATGGCGGTGGAGCTGGCGCGGCACCAGATCCGCGCCAACACCATCGTGCCGGGCTGGATCGACACGCCGATGACGGAAGCGGCGCTCCACGGCGAGGCGTTCAAGGGCAAGGTGCTGCCGCGCGTGCCGCTGCGGCGCTGGGGCGTCGGCGACGATTTCGGCGGCGTCGCCGTCTATCTTGCCAGCGACGCCAGCCGCTACCACACCGGCGACACCTTCGTGATCGACGGTGGCTACGTCATCTTCTAG
- a CDS encoding LLM class flavin-dependent oxidoreductase — protein sequence MKTDLLLIPMGARWAGVRAAAVAADEAGFDGIWTWDHLRDPDGDPAGVPECLTTLAALAEVTKRVALGPLVLNVSSRHPGLLANMAATIQQVSGGRLILGLGAGGSKATPYAREQEALGLVVEPDAVRAQRVAEAAQILRRLWSGDRASFTGSHYRLDKPEGYLRADPPPPIVIGGFGPRMAAIAGKHGDGFNTQARHPRLAELAQIARGEHKATGRDPARFSLSVFAGWAPAWLRADSENRAALERVGVDRVILLTEPPYDPSQIRAAARLLAG from the coding sequence GTGAAGACCGACCTGCTCCTCATTCCCATGGGCGCGCGCTGGGCCGGGGTCCGCGCCGCGGCCGTGGCCGCCGACGAGGCGGGCTTCGACGGCATCTGGACCTGGGACCATCTGCGCGACCCCGACGGCGACCCCGCGGGCGTGCCTGAGTGCCTGACCACTCTCGCCGCGCTCGCCGAGGTGACCAAGCGCGTGGCGCTCGGACCTCTCGTGCTCAACGTGTCGAGCCGCCACCCGGGGCTCCTCGCAAACATGGCGGCCACGATCCAGCAGGTGTCGGGCGGGCGTCTCATCCTTGGACTCGGCGCCGGAGGGAGCAAGGCCACGCCCTATGCGCGGGAGCAGGAGGCGCTCGGCCTCGTGGTCGAGCCAGACGCCGTGCGCGCCCAGCGCGTGGCCGAGGCCGCGCAGATCCTCCGCCGTCTCTGGTCGGGTGATCGCGCGAGCTTCACCGGCTCGCACTACCGCCTCGACAAGCCGGAGGGCTATCTGCGGGCCGATCCCCCGCCGCCCATCGTCATCGGCGGCTTCGGGCCGCGCATGGCGGCCATCGCCGGGAAGCACGGCGACGGCTTCAACACTCAGGCGCGCCACCCGCGGCTCGCGGAGCTGGCGCAGATCGCGCGCGGCGAGCACAAGGCGACGGGGCGCGACCCCGCACGCTTCAGCCTGAGCGTCTTCGCGGGCTGGGCGCCCGCCTGGCTCCGCGCCGATTCCGAGAACCGTGCCGCCCTCGAGCGCGTGGGCGTCGACCGCGTCATCCTGTTGACGGAGCCGCCCTACGACCCGTCCCAGATCCGCGCCGCAGCCCGCCTCCTCGCGGGCTGA